The following coding sequences are from one Paracoccus alcaliphilus window:
- a CDS encoding FMN-binding negative transcriptional regulator produces the protein MYVPPHFDESRPEVLFNLIEKNPLGILFSNGKSGLDANHIPFHLARGQGEHGTLACHVARNNPLWQDLSDGDEVLVVFRAADAYISPQWYPSKHQFHKQVPSWNYLVAHAYGRVTIRDDEPFVRRNVALLTRTHEASQPVPWKMGDAPRDYTEMMLKAIVGIEIGIIRLVGKAKLSQNKEVRDIEGAGHALNDLGSRTIGEAMLAAGRAKTGAEDC, from the coding sequence ATGTATGTTCCTCCCCATTTCGATGAATCCCGCCCCGAGGTTCTGTTCAATCTGATCGAGAAAAACCCACTCGGCATCCTGTTCTCGAACGGGAAAAGCGGCCTCGACGCGAACCACATTCCTTTCCACCTGGCCCGCGGTCAGGGCGAACACGGCACGCTGGCCTGCCACGTCGCCCGCAACAATCCGCTCTGGCAGGATTTGAGCGACGGAGACGAGGTGCTCGTCGTCTTCCGCGCCGCGGACGCCTATATCTCCCCACAGTGGTATCCCAGCAAGCACCAGTTCCATAAGCAGGTGCCGAGCTGGAACTACCTTGTCGCCCATGCCTATGGCCGGGTGACGATCCGGGATGACGAGCCTTTCGTGCGCCGCAACGTCGCCCTGCTGACCAGGACTCATGAGGCATCGCAGCCGGTCCCGTGGAAGATGGGCGATGCGCCGCGCGACTATACCGAAATGATGCTGAAAGCCATCGTCGGGATCGAGATCGGGATCATCCGCCTCGTGGGCAAGGCCAAGCTCAGCCAGAACAAGGAGGTCCGGGACATCGAGGGCGCCGGTCATGCCCTGAACGACCTGGGGAGCAGAACCATCGGCGAGGCCATGCTTGCGGCGGGCCGCGCCAAGACCGGCGCGGAAGACTGCTGA
- a CDS encoding trans-sulfuration enzyme family protein has protein sequence MRLQTKAIHIGRGVDPSTGAVSIPLHTSTTFERGADGAFPSGFEYTRDANPTRNAFEAAMAALEGGHQAIAFSSGMAAISAVIEGHPSRGRIVVPDDMYFGIRSLMDETDIGRRFDFVPVDMRDLDALHTAVTGADTGLVWIETPSNPLIRVVDIAAACQIANEAGALAVVDNTWATPVLQRPLEFGADAVMHSATKYIGGHSDLMAGVVVTPEGSPLERPLRMIQRHKGSVAAPFDCWLALRGLQTLPLRMEAHCEGARKVADALNAHRHVKQVLFPGLPDDPGHALATRQMSGYGAMLSFIVAGGAEAAMAVAGRLRLIVRATSLGGAHSLIEHRASVEGPKSMAPAGLLRVSVGLEHPQDIIDDLTQALDGLA, from the coding sequence ATGCGTCTTCAGACCAAAGCGATCCATATCGGGCGCGGCGTCGATCCTTCGACCGGAGCCGTCTCGATCCCCCTTCACACCAGCACGACCTTCGAGCGTGGGGCCGACGGCGCCTTCCCGTCGGGGTTCGAGTACACCCGCGACGCCAACCCGACGCGCAACGCCTTCGAGGCCGCGATGGCTGCCCTTGAAGGCGGGCATCAGGCCATCGCTTTTTCCTCCGGCATGGCGGCGATCTCGGCGGTGATCGAGGGGCATCCCTCAAGGGGCCGTATCGTCGTGCCGGATGACATGTATTTCGGTATCCGCTCGCTGATGGACGAGACCGACATTGGGCGCCGCTTCGACTTCGTGCCGGTCGACATGCGCGATCTGGATGCGCTGCACACCGCGGTGACCGGGGCGGATACGGGCCTGGTCTGGATCGAAACCCCCTCCAACCCGTTGATCCGGGTTGTCGATATTGCCGCCGCCTGCCAGATCGCCAATGAGGCCGGGGCGCTGGCCGTGGTCGACAATACCTGGGCGACGCCGGTGCTCCAGCGCCCGCTGGAATTCGGCGCGGATGCGGTCATGCACTCGGCCACGAAATACATCGGCGGCCATTCCGACCTGATGGCGGGTGTCGTCGTCACTCCCGAAGGCTCGCCGCTGGAGCGGCCGCTGCGGATGATCCAGCGGCACAAGGGCAGCGTGGCGGCCCCGTTCGACTGCTGGTTGGCGTTGCGCGGGCTGCAAACCCTGCCGCTGCGGATGGAGGCCCATTGCGAGGGCGCGCGCAAGGTGGCTGATGCCCTGAACGCGCATCGGCATGTGAAACAGGTGCTGTTCCCCGGCCTGCCGGATGATCCCGGTCATGCGCTTGCCACCCGCCAGATGAGCGGTTACGGTGCCATGCTCTCCTTCATCGTCGCGGGCGGGGCCGAGGCGGCGATGGCCGTCGCCGGCCGGCTGCGCCTGATCGTCCGGGCCACCAGCCTCGGCGGGGCGCATTCCCTGATCGAGCATCGCGCCTCGGTGGAGGGGCCGAAGTCGATGGCGCCGGCGGGGCTGCTGCGCGTATCGGTCGGACTGGAGCATCCTCAGGACATCATCGACGACCTGACCCAGGCTCTGGACGGACTGGCGTAA
- a CDS encoding helix-turn-helix domain-containing protein, producing MTDTTLLADAERELGLTLASHIRDIRQRQKLSLDGLARRSGLSKGTVVALEQGKANPSIGILCRLAAAFSLSVTDLLGDPPTGVSDSPIERTASKTLWESAGGSFARLHASTSGRTMFELWSWRLMPGDVFHSDAHSPDTRELITVVEGRLQITVGSETLVLAAGESARLVTDQAHSYAAAADQPAVFNMSVLERGAALG from the coding sequence ATGACCGACACGACACTCCTTGCCGATGCCGAGCGGGAACTGGGCCTGACGCTGGCCTCGCATATCCGGGACATCCGGCAGAGGCAGAAGCTGAGCCTAGACGGCCTGGCCCGGCGCAGCGGGTTGTCGAAGGGCACCGTGGTCGCCCTCGAACAGGGCAAGGCCAACCCGAGCATCGGCATCCTGTGCCGGCTGGCTGCGGCCTTCTCGCTCTCGGTCACCGACCTGCTGGGTGATCCGCCCACTGGCGTCTCGGACAGCCCGATCGAGCGGACGGCTTCCAAGACCCTTTGGGAGAGCGCCGGCGGCAGCTTTGCGCGGCTGCACGCCTCTACCTCGGGCCGCACCATGTTCGAGTTGTGGTCGTGGAGGCTGATGCCGGGCGACGTGTTTCATTCGGATGCGCACAGCCCGGATACGCGCGAGCTGATTACTGTCGTGGAAGGCCGCCTTCAGATCACCGTCGGCAGCGAGACGCTGGTCCTCGCCGCGGGAGAAAGCGCGCGGCTCGTCACGGATCAGGCCCATTCCTACGCCGCCGCGGCGGACCAGCCTGCCGTCTTTAACATGTCCGTCTTGGAGCGTGGGGCAGCTTTGGGCTGA
- a CDS encoding L-lactate permease: MSIIIFSMMAELLSGSGIANGLAVGIFAAMGDWAILLTPQLSAVFGALANSGNAANGLFMASQVSLAVEAGFSVPAVIALQHAAALSLNMVGPVRMSIVCGLAGTPGREREMYRVMLPFAMVVVGVLFAAAILIISGVI, translated from the coding sequence TTGTCCATCATCATCTTCTCGATGATGGCCGAACTCCTGTCCGGCTCGGGCATCGCGAATGGCCTGGCTGTCGGGATCTTCGCAGCCATGGGGGACTGGGCCATCCTTCTGACACCGCAGCTCTCGGCCGTATTCGGCGCGCTGGCGAACAGCGGAAACGCGGCGAACGGCTTGTTCATGGCCTCCCAGGTCAGCCTGGCGGTCGAGGCGGGGTTCAGCGTCCCCGCGGTCATCGCCCTGCAACATGCTGCGGCGCTCTCGCTGAACATGGTCGGGCCGGTCCGCATGTCGATCGTCTGCGGACTGGCCGGAACACCCGGACGCGAGCGCGAGATGTATCGCGTGATGCTGCCCTTCGCCATGGTGGTGGTCGGCGTCCTGTTCGCAGCGGCAATTCTCATCATTTCCGGCGTGATCTGA
- a CDS encoding dihydrodipicolinate synthase family protein: MSPLKGLSAFPITPADAAGRVDTVAQRRLIDRLTAAGVDSIGLLGSTGIYMYLTREERRRAMEAAQEQCGKTPLVVGVGALRTGDAARLAQDAKAMGAAVGLLSPVSYAPLSQDEVFEHFSAVARESGLPICIYDNPGTTHFTFMPELVSRLSRVPGIVGIKNPPPEGEMVRHLRDQRSGTADGFSIGYSDDWCCPTALMVGADCWYGVLGGTLPKVCLAITRAAQAEDLVEAQRLDTALAPVWGLFRKYTSQRTVYEIIRQLGLSDAEPPRPILPVCEAGKQDIAAVLRGLPAGMAK, from the coding sequence ATGTCCCCGCTCAAAGGGCTTTCCGCCTTTCCGATCACTCCAGCCGATGCCGCGGGCCGCGTCGATACCGTGGCGCAGCGCCGGCTGATCGACCGGCTCACGGCGGCGGGGGTCGACTCCATCGGCCTTCTGGGCAGCACCGGCATCTACATGTATCTGACCCGCGAGGAGCGGCGTCGGGCAATGGAGGCCGCCCAGGAACAATGCGGCAAGACCCCGTTGGTGGTCGGCGTCGGCGCCCTGCGCACCGGTGATGCGGCCCGCCTCGCGCAGGATGCCAAGGCCATGGGAGCCGCGGTCGGCCTGCTCTCTCCGGTGTCCTATGCGCCTCTGAGCCAGGACGAGGTGTTCGAGCATTTCTCGGCGGTGGCGCGGGAAAGCGGGCTGCCGATCTGCATCTATGACAATCCCGGCACCACGCATTTCACGTTCATGCCCGAGCTGGTGTCTCGCCTGTCGCGCGTACCGGGGATCGTCGGCATCAAGAATCCGCCGCCCGAGGGCGAGATGGTCCGGCATTTGCGGGATCAGCGGTCGGGAACGGCGGATGGCTTTTCCATCGGCTACAGCGACGACTGGTGTTGCCCCACGGCCCTGATGGTCGGCGCCGACTGCTGGTATGGTGTGCTGGGTGGAACCCTCCCGAAGGTCTGTCTGGCCATCACCCGAGCCGCCCAAGCGGAAGACCTCGTGGAGGCGCAGAGGCTCGATACCGCGCTTGCGCCGGTCTGGGGCCTGTTCCGCAAATATACCAGCCAGCGCACGGTCTACGAGATCATCCGGCAGCTCGGGCTTTCCGACGCGGAACCGCCGCGCCCCATCCTGCCTGTCTGCGAAGCGGGGAAACAGGACATAGCGGCCGTGCTGCGCGGTCTCCCGGCCGGCATGGCGAAGTAA
- a CDS encoding LysR family transcriptional regulator, whose protein sequence is MRYFTAVARERNFTRAAETLNIAQPPLSRQIQLLEEELGVTLILRKTRPIRLTDAGRLFYEQALQVLGRVDQMKEATRRVGLNRNPVLSIGFVASTLYGGLPVLVRKLRQNVPDLDIQLLEMLSIQQIPALKEGRIDVGFGRLRHSDPNVVSTVLREERLVAALPLDTPLARDSAPLPLAALAGQKLIVYPKEPRPSYADHVLSLLQDENVRPSDVLDVREIQTALGLVAADSGICIIPSSARQMRSDVRYRVIDSPRAISPVILNHRAGDASRYLALVKQLIRDMYAENPAWLEANNLRAPIGGQQDPDPPER, encoded by the coding sequence TTGCGCTATTTTACCGCCGTCGCGCGCGAGCGGAACTTTACCCGCGCGGCCGAGACCCTGAACATCGCCCAGCCACCCCTCAGCCGCCAGATACAGCTGCTGGAGGAAGAACTGGGCGTCACCCTGATCCTGCGCAAGACCCGCCCCATCAGGCTAACCGATGCGGGGCGGTTGTTCTATGAACAGGCGCTTCAGGTGCTGGGGCGCGTCGATCAGATGAAGGAGGCGACGCGCCGGGTCGGGTTGAACCGGAACCCGGTGCTGTCCATCGGTTTCGTGGCATCGACCCTTTACGGTGGCCTGCCGGTGCTGGTCCGGAAGCTGCGCCAGAATGTGCCCGACCTGGACATCCAGCTGCTTGAAATGCTGTCGATCCAGCAGATCCCCGCGCTGAAGGAGGGGCGGATCGACGTCGGCTTTGGCCGCCTCAGGCACAGCGATCCGAATGTCGTCAGCACCGTCCTGCGCGAGGAACGGCTTGTGGCCGCCCTGCCTCTGGACACGCCTCTGGCGCGTGATTCCGCACCGCTGCCGCTGGCGGCGCTGGCCGGACAGAAGCTGATCGTCTATCCCAAGGAGCCTCGCCCCAGCTATGCCGACCATGTCCTGAGCCTGCTGCAAGACGAAAACGTGCGCCCCTCTGATGTGCTGGATGTGCGCGAAATCCAGACGGCGCTGGGGCTGGTCGCGGCGGATTCGGGCATCTGCATCATCCCTTCATCGGCCCGGCAGATGCGTTCAGACGTCAGATATCGAGTGATCGACAGCCCGCGGGCGATCTCGCCGGTCATCCTCAATCACCGCGCAGGCGACGCTTCGCGCTATCTTGCTCTGGTCAAGCAACTGATCCGCGACATGTATGCCGAAAACCCGGCTTGGCTCGAGGCCAACAACCTCCGCGCCCCCATTGGCGGGCAACAAGACCCGGACCCACCGGAAAGATGA